In a genomic window of Gloeocapsopsis dulcis:
- the uvrC gene encoding excinuclease ABC subunit UvrC, which translates to MTSDTLPEKTPVTKALPLVKEPERLAQRLKEIPAEPGVYLMRDASDRIMYIGKSRKLRSRVRSYFRESQKLSDRIAMMVRQVTEIEFIVTDTETEALALEANLIKQHQPYFNVLLKDDKKYPYVCITWSEEYPRIFITRNRRQGKKEDKFYGPYTDSRLLRTILRLSKRIFALRQRPQPLFKDRPCLNYDLGRCPGVCQQLITPEEYHKTVQKVAMVFQGRTQELIDILTEQMHKSAEALNFESAARIRDQITGLKSLGAEQKVSLPDDTISRDAIALAADENHACVQLFQIRAGQLVGRLGFVADAHAEPGAILQRVLEEHYQTADSVEIPIEIVVQHELPDAEMLASVLSDRKGRKVTIVAPQRAVKAELIEMVERNAEYELQRTQKLSDRNTQALEDLAAIVDLPDIPHRIEGYDISHIQGSNAVASQVVFIDGLPAKQYYRHYKIKNPTVTSGHSDDFASLAEVIQRRFRKYAEDPQLQRIGNPDWPDLVMIDGGKGQLSSVVAVLQEMNLMEELRVVSLAKQREEIFLPGESQPLSTEAEQPGVQLLRRLRDEAHRFAVTFHRQQRSDKLRRSRLDEIPGLGYHRQKQLLAHFRSIDYIRQATPEQLANAPGIGPHLAQEIYNYFHPS; encoded by the coding sequence ATGACCTCGGATACACTGCCAGAAAAAACACCAGTTACTAAAGCACTGCCACTCGTCAAAGAACCAGAACGTTTGGCACAGCGTTTGAAAGAAATTCCTGCCGAGCCAGGTGTATATTTGATGCGTGATGCCAGCGATCGCATTATGTATATTGGCAAATCACGGAAACTGCGATCGCGTGTACGTTCCTACTTTCGCGAATCACAGAAATTGAGCGATCGCATCGCGATGATGGTACGGCAAGTCACGGAAATTGAATTTATCGTCACGGATACTGAAACTGAAGCTTTAGCCCTTGAAGCCAACTTAATCAAGCAGCACCAGCCGTATTTTAACGTCTTGCTCAAAGATGATAAGAAGTATCCTTACGTCTGTATTACCTGGTCAGAAGAATATCCGCGAATTTTTATCACGCGCAATCGCCGTCAAGGTAAAAAAGAAGATAAGTTCTATGGTCCCTACACTGACTCGCGGTTGTTACGCACTATCTTGCGTTTGTCTAAACGGATTTTTGCTTTACGACAACGACCGCAACCACTGTTTAAAGATCGCCCGTGTCTCAACTATGATTTAGGGCGCTGTCCTGGGGTGTGTCAACAGTTAATTACTCCCGAAGAATACCATAAAACTGTCCAAAAGGTAGCAATGGTATTTCAAGGCAGAACCCAGGAACTGATTGATATTCTCACTGAACAAATGCATAAATCAGCAGAAGCACTGAATTTTGAATCAGCAGCCCGCATTCGCGATCAGATTACTGGGTTAAAGTCGCTAGGTGCAGAACAAAAGGTATCGTTGCCCGATGATACTATATCGCGCGATGCGATCGCCCTAGCAGCAGATGAAAACCATGCTTGTGTACAGCTATTTCAAATTCGTGCGGGACAATTAGTGGGACGTTTAGGATTTGTCGCAGATGCTCATGCTGAACCTGGTGCAATTTTACAACGGGTATTAGAGGAGCATTATCAAACGGCTGATTCAGTCGAGATTCCCATCGAGATTGTGGTGCAACATGAGTTACCCGATGCCGAAATGTTAGCAAGCGTATTAAGCGATCGCAAAGGGCGGAAAGTAACGATCGTCGCACCGCAGCGGGCAGTTAAAGCTGAATTGATTGAGATGGTAGAACGTAATGCAGAATATGAATTGCAGCGAACACAGAAATTGAGCGATCGCAATACGCAAGCGCTGGAGGATCTGGCAGCCATTGTTGACTTACCTGATATTCCACACCGTATCGAAGGATATGACATTTCCCATATCCAAGGCTCAAATGCTGTAGCCTCTCAAGTCGTCTTTATTGATGGTTTACCAGCAAAACAGTACTATCGCCACTATAAAATTAAGAATCCGACAGTCACATCTGGTCACTCAGATGATTTTGCCAGTCTTGCGGAAGTGATTCAGCGCCGTTTCCGTAAATATGCCGAAGATCCGCAACTACAACGCATAGGCAATCCTGATTGGCCCGATCTTGTGATGATTGATGGTGGTAAGGGACAGTTATCATCAGTTGTCGCTGTGTTGCAAGAAATGAATTTGATGGAGGAGTTACGGGTTGTTAGTCTTGCTAAGCAACGCGAAGAGATTTTCTTACCAGGTGAATCGCAACCGCTATCGACAGAAGCTGAACAGCCAGGAGTACAACTTTTGCGGCGCTTACGCGATGAAGCACACCGCTTTGCTGTAACATTCCATCGTCAGCAGCGGAGTGACAAATTACGGCGATCACGCTTAGACGAAATTCCTGGTTTGGGGTATCACCGCCAAAAGCAACTCTTAGCTCATTTCCGCTCGATTGACTACATTCGTCAAGCTACCCCTGAGCAATTAGCAAATGCTCCAGGAATTGGTCCTCACTTAGCTCAAGAAATTTATAATTATTTTCATCCCTCTTAA
- the rlmN gene encoding 23S rRNA (adenine(2503)-C(2))-methyltransferase RlmN, whose protein sequence is MGSKSIDRELEATLTTQQKHLDSPLLGLSLSELTDWVVSQGQPAYRGRQLYEWIYKKGVRSLTDISVFPKTWRAAVADVAIGRSQIHYRSVAPDETVKYLLQLADGKIVETVGIPTEKRLTVCVSTQVGCPMACDFCATGKGGFMRNLAAHEIIDQVLTVQEDFQRRVSHLVFMGMGEPLLNTPNVVAAIKSLNQDVGIGQRWMTLSTVGIPGHILRLAQHQLQVTLAVSLHATNQALREKLIPSASHYPLENLINECRQYVQITSRRITFEYILLAGVNDSTKQAAELAQLLRGFQTHVNLIPYNPIREASYQRPSFRGIQAFVDVLHQHQIAVSVRYSRGLEADAACGQLRTTQS, encoded by the coding sequence ATGGGCAGTAAAAGTATTGATCGTGAGCTAGAAGCTACACTGACAACGCAACAGAAGCATCTAGATTCTCCCCTGCTAGGTTTAAGTTTATCTGAGTTGACTGACTGGGTAGTTTCTCAGGGACAACCCGCATATCGCGGGCGACAGCTATACGAATGGATTTACAAAAAAGGCGTGCGATCGCTGACAGATATCTCTGTATTTCCCAAAACATGGCGTGCTGCGGTTGCTGATGTTGCGATCGGGCGATCGCAAATCCATTATCGTTCTGTCGCACCGGATGAAACTGTCAAGTATCTCCTACAGCTTGCTGATGGCAAGATCGTTGAAACTGTCGGTATTCCTACCGAAAAGCGCTTGACGGTTTGTGTTTCTACGCAAGTTGGTTGCCCGATGGCGTGTGATTTTTGTGCTACGGGGAAAGGCGGCTTTATGCGTAACTTAGCCGCACACGAAATTATCGATCAAGTTCTCACGGTTCAAGAAGATTTTCAACGACGTGTCAGTCATCTTGTTTTCATGGGTATGGGTGAACCGTTACTTAATACTCCCAATGTTGTTGCCGCCATCAAATCGCTCAATCAAGATGTCGGTATTGGACAGCGCTGGATGACGCTTTCTACAGTTGGCATTCCTGGACATATTTTACGCTTGGCACAGCATCAACTACAAGTAACGCTTGCGGTCAGCCTGCATGCTACTAATCAAGCATTGCGAGAAAAACTGATTCCGAGTGCGTCTCATTACCCCTTAGAGAATCTCATCAACGAATGCCGCCAATACGTACAAATAACAAGTCGCCGGATTACTTTTGAATATATTCTCCTTGCTGGAGTTAATGATAGTACAAAACAAGCAGCCGAGCTAGCTCAGCTGCTACGGGGTTTTCAAACTCACGTTAACTTAATCCCTTATAACCCCATTCGGGAAGCGAGCTATCAACGCCCCAGTTTTCGAGGGATTCAAGCTTTCGTTGACGTCTTGCATCAACATCAGATTGCGGTTAGCGTGCGTTACTCGCGTGGTTTGGAGGCTGATGCTGCTTGTGGACAACTGCGGACAACGCAATCTTAA
- the lgt gene encoding prolipoprotein diacylglyceryl transferase, protein MTPAILPLAQFASPGPIFINIGPITIRWYGLLIASAVLIGITLSQYLAKQRKVNPDLIGDLAIWLVIGAIPAARLYYVLFEWSEYAQNPERIVAIWQGGIAIHGAILGGMLAALIFARIRRISFWQLADLVAPSLILGQAIGRWGNFFNSEAFGNPTNLPWRLYIPPEMRPPEFANFAYFHPTFLYESLWNLMVFALLITLFFRDVQGKQRLKTGTLFLIYLVAYSLGRVWIEGLRTDSLMLGPLRMAQVVSLTGIAIGLAGLVWLYVYKRALPDVVEGGARGEGRGARE, encoded by the coding sequence ATGACACCAGCTATTCTCCCTTTAGCACAGTTTGCTTCTCCTGGTCCAATTTTCATCAATATTGGACCAATCACAATTCGCTGGTATGGCTTACTGATTGCTTCAGCCGTATTGATTGGAATTACGCTTTCCCAGTATCTTGCCAAGCAACGCAAAGTCAATCCTGATTTAATTGGTGACTTGGCCATTTGGTTAGTCATTGGGGCAATTCCTGCTGCCCGTTTATACTATGTTTTGTTTGAGTGGTCAGAATACGCCCAAAATCCAGAACGAATTGTTGCAATTTGGCAAGGCGGCATTGCAATTCATGGGGCAATTCTTGGTGGAATGCTTGCCGCTTTAATTTTTGCCCGTATCCGGCGAATTTCCTTTTGGCAGTTAGCCGATTTAGTTGCTCCATCACTTATTTTAGGACAGGCGATCGGACGTTGGGGTAACTTTTTCAACTCCGAAGCTTTTGGCAATCCGACAAATTTGCCTTGGAGACTGTATATCCCTCCCGAAATGCGTCCGCCAGAATTTGCCAATTTTGCTTACTTCCATCCCACCTTCTTGTATGAATCTCTGTGGAATTTGATGGTATTTGCATTGTTGATAACTCTATTTTTTAGAGATGTGCAGGGTAAGCAACGCTTGAAAACTGGCACACTATTTCTTATTTATCTCGTCGCCTACAGCCTTGGACGAGTGTGGATTGAAGGGTTGCGTACTGATAGTTTGATGCTAGGACCTCTACGCATGGCACAGGTAGTGAGTTTAACAGGAATCGCAATCGGATTAGCAGGCTTGGTATGGCTGTACGTCTACAAACGTGCTTTACCTGATGTGGTGGAAGGAGGGGCGAGGGGCGAGGGGCGAGGGGCGAGGGAGTAG
- the cobM gene encoding precorrin-4 C(11)-methyltransferase: MDNSILLSPKVYLVGAGPGDPDLLTIKAQKILAQADVILFADSLVPGEILQYCRSDAEIIRTANKTLEDILPVMVERVRSHKSVVRLQSGDPSLYSAIHEQMQALAEADIPFEVIPGISAFQAAAAKLNVELTIPGGVQTIILGRISGRTEVPETEELASLAAHQASLCLYLSARHADKAQNQLLEHYPPQTPVAICFRVGWSDEKIVLTTLAEMAKVTQAEQLIRTTLYIISPALAATTARSRLYHPEHSHLFRPRQSTAS, from the coding sequence ATGGATAACTCAATATTGCTATCACCAAAAGTTTACCTTGTGGGCGCAGGGCCTGGAGATCCTGATTTATTGACGATTAAAGCACAAAAGATTCTGGCGCAGGCAGATGTGATATTATTTGCTGATTCGCTTGTACCAGGCGAAATCTTACAGTATTGTCGCTCAGATGCAGAAATCATCCGGACAGCGAATAAGACTTTAGAGGATATTTTGCCTGTCATGGTTGAAAGAGTGCGATCGCATAAATCAGTAGTGCGACTTCAATCAGGCGATCCGAGTCTTTATAGTGCCATTCACGAACAAATGCAAGCATTAGCGGAAGCTGATATTCCTTTTGAAGTGATTCCTGGAATTAGTGCTTTTCAAGCTGCAGCTGCTAAACTCAATGTCGAGCTAACGATTCCTGGAGGTGTACAAACCATTATCCTAGGACGGATCAGTGGACGTACAGAAGTCCCCGAAACAGAAGAACTAGCCTCACTTGCAGCACATCAAGCCAGTCTTTGCTTATATTTAAGTGCGCGTCACGCAGACAAAGCCCAAAATCAACTTTTAGAACACTATCCACCACAAACGCCAGTCGCAATCTGCTTCCGCGTAGGTTGGTCAGATGAGAAAATTGTCTTAACAACCTTAGCAGAAATGGCAAAAGTTACTCAAGCAGAACAACTTATCCGCACCACACTTTACATCATTAGTCCTGCCCTCGCAGCAACCACAGCCCGTTCTCGCTTATACCACCCCGAACACTCCCATTTATTCCGCCCGCGCCAGTCTACAGCATCTTAA
- a CDS encoding flavin reductase family protein, with product MLDEQAKKTILRKIPHGLYICGVKDGEEVNGFTASWLMQASFKPPLVVNCVKQDSKSHEMIKKSGVFAISFLDASQKEVAQKFFQPQRRVGNKFEDVEFYIGETGCPIISDSLGYIECQVVDAVEKGDHTVYVGEVIAAGVHREGDSLRLETTGWNYGG from the coding sequence TTGTTAGACGAACAAGCAAAAAAAACCATACTGCGGAAAATTCCCCATGGCTTATACATCTGTGGAGTAAAAGACGGCGAAGAAGTCAATGGTTTTACGGCTAGCTGGTTAATGCAAGCTTCCTTCAAACCGCCTTTAGTTGTCAATTGTGTCAAACAAGACTCTAAATCTCATGAAATGATCAAAAAAAGTGGAGTTTTTGCTATTAGCTTTCTAGATGCTTCACAAAAAGAAGTTGCACAAAAATTCTTTCAACCACAGCGCCGTGTTGGCAATAAATTTGAAGATGTAGAATTTTATATTGGCGAAACTGGATGTCCTATTATCTCCGATAGCCTAGGCTACATCGAGTGTCAAGTTGTCGATGCAGTAGAAAAAGGCGACCATACAGTTTATGTTGGCGAAGTGATTGCTGCGGGTGTTCACCGTGAAGGTGATTCGCTGCGATTAGAAACTACTGGTTGGAACTATGGCGGATAG
- a CDS encoding flagellar motor protein, with translation MMRYSRRHNQPQEELNIWSAFTDLMSNTFIIAMLFLLLAIVRSANTQARLNQAIETRKQNAPPPILVIEDKGVYRFASGSAEIPVIMDQYIRNKIVPQIEQHTQQYKINVVEIIGHTDGQANGNAASNLDQDLEKVASATIPVNQLKAGSNADLGLMRALAVVQVLRNIQSTSNRLQGLNFRAYSAAQLILPDGNFATVNRNPDATRRRTEIRFTRPGAPIKVE, from the coding sequence ATGATGCGATACTCTCGTAGACACAATCAACCCCAGGAAGAATTAAATATTTGGTCTGCCTTTACAGACTTGATGTCTAATACTTTTATAATAGCTATGCTATTTTTACTACTAGCTATTGTGAGAAGTGCAAACACCCAAGCACGATTAAACCAAGCTATTGAAACTCGAAAACAAAACGCGCCTCCACCAATTTTAGTCATTGAAGATAAAGGAGTGTATCGTTTTGCTTCAGGTAGTGCAGAAATTCCTGTAATAATGGATCAATACATAAGAAATAAAATTGTTCCTCAAATAGAACAACACACGCAACAATATAAAATTAATGTAGTAGAAATTATTGGTCATACTGATGGTCAAGCAAATGGTAATGCTGCTAGCAATCTTGACCAAGACTTAGAAAAAGTAGCAAGTGCAACAATACCTGTAAATCAACTAAAAGCAGGCTCCAACGCTGACTTAGGGTTGATGCGGGCACTTGCTGTTGTTCAAGTATTACGTAATATCCAAAGTACAAGTAATCGATTGCAAGGCTTGAACTTTAGAGCTTATTCAGCAGCACAATTAATTTTACCAGATGGTAACTTTGCAACCGTTAATCGTAACCCTGATGCTACTAGGCGACGCACTGAAATTCGCTTTACTCGACCAGGTGCACCCATAAAAGTTGAATAA
- a CDS encoding tubulin-like doman-containing protein has product MNDRQYQGINRTICIGLGGTGKDVLMRVRRLIVDRYKDLSNLPVVSFIHIDTDKEATQSVSLRTGNIYQGVDLGFQDAEKVNATMTSTQITELVQGLEQCNPIGDQPSPYAHIAEWFPPQLLRNVKAIDQGAKGIRPIGRLSFFHNYLKIKQAIEIAEQRTRGHEQDLLKQSGLIVDPGLNIIVVGSLCGGTGSGTFLDMAYSLRYAYPEVKQLVGYLVVSPELYGNTPNMCANTYAALMELDYYSSPGTTFKACYDQRYDTHIQEKRPPFDYTYLVSKSTEQGNYVIDKQRKLCNVIANKIALDFSSELAPVVKGMRDNFAQHLIQEDDHPRPNTQNYLTFGLAAIYFPRDRISQITVTRISHKLANFWLQGEGQSPDPLKLLEQFFIEYHWHNNLDQKNGLISKLEEIPLENEKNFNALMNMWKSKLENKIAECKTKEDRSSLIRQLQRDFREQFYKTKSGDTESTRGAWLTKVIKGKTSLITQLCEDIDSYLYSILEPNNKYFSITNSRNWLDAIQSELNAYQYDIEGKIKDINSASALEHLEKKWTQINKIIQDIEEEFKLVFNNKNSRVQDEARKAVKETETAIKQNLSLSIALEALEVVRVLQQHVQVRASQLTSLSRSVEELKISYEKDQIALKQSNSDEMSGEEIFSEEDIEACYEALLPQREYRAQAIQITRKVLAPVGEGQSLAILLTQSYINTKQLKHEIDTTVNQLFGSRSADTVESVIKRFNQKYPTLSERPVRLGQIIREAQPLLPLNLTAPYFHNSSAKKSQLIGFKDTDEPEVQHFHEILTNKLAIPDNELKSTQNEDKVLLVTEYAAFPLRLIDGLEKLKNHYVRLKNHPGNAPLHNHRSESFTEIIPPPVKEMLDLQDVFYPCLALNLIQTNPVTQQLEFQYFDDLRGEYYPASLDPAWKKALQELIDYKSKAEALQDLLDGVMQEIEHQPRQWQEDYLPKLRQFVQQVDSLPDSDVNYPYRLNVVGSRGGDSLTAKEGIINRFQAQIQQKFMKKIPSKNNNESKSSPLILTGEVMLLKPSVEPEDNRTRRRLEIESLRQDLAEGILTQEEYEQEYQQIIAKYPLR; this is encoded by the coding sequence ATGAATGACCGACAATATCAAGGAATAAACCGGACTATTTGTATTGGTTTAGGTGGTACGGGTAAAGATGTTTTAATGCGTGTTCGCCGACTAATAGTAGATCGTTATAAAGATTTAAGTAACTTGCCTGTAGTTAGCTTTATTCATATAGATACTGACAAAGAAGCAACACAATCGGTTAGCTTACGAACAGGAAATATATATCAAGGTGTTGACTTGGGTTTTCAAGATGCAGAAAAAGTCAATGCTACGATGACTTCTACACAAATCACTGAATTAGTTCAAGGATTAGAACAATGTAATCCTATTGGCGATCAACCCAGCCCTTATGCACATATTGCTGAGTGGTTTCCACCACAACTATTGAGAAATGTTAAAGCAATTGATCAAGGTGCAAAAGGAATTAGACCAATTGGTAGACTATCATTCTTTCATAACTATTTAAAAATTAAGCAGGCTATTGAAATTGCTGAACAACGTACGCGGGGACACGAGCAAGATTTACTAAAGCAATCTGGTTTAATTGTCGATCCTGGATTAAATATTATTGTTGTAGGTTCACTATGTGGTGGTACAGGTAGTGGTACTTTTCTAGATATGGCATATAGCTTAAGATATGCCTATCCTGAAGTTAAGCAACTTGTTGGATACTTAGTAGTTAGTCCAGAGTTGTATGGCAATACACCTAATATGTGTGCCAATACTTATGCAGCATTAATGGAACTGGATTATTATTCAAGTCCTGGAACAACTTTTAAAGCTTGCTATGACCAAAGATATGATACTCATATTCAAGAGAAACGTCCTCCGTTTGATTACACTTACTTAGTTTCCAAATCAACAGAACAAGGCAATTATGTTATCGATAAGCAGCGAAAACTTTGTAATGTTATTGCTAATAAAATTGCTCTTGATTTTTCGAGTGAGTTAGCACCTGTTGTCAAGGGAATGCGCGATAATTTTGCACAACATTTGATTCAGGAGGACGATCACCCACGCCCAAATACTCAAAACTACCTTACTTTTGGGTTAGCTGCAATTTATTTTCCACGCGATCGCATTTCACAAATCACAGTCACGCGAATTAGCCATAAGCTAGCTAACTTTTGGTTACAAGGCGAAGGACAAAGCCCAGATCCGCTAAAATTATTAGAACAGTTTTTCATTGAGTATCATTGGCATAATAACTTAGATCAAAAAAATGGTTTGATTTCTAAGTTAGAAGAAATACCACTTGAAAATGAAAAAAACTTCAATGCTTTGATGAATATGTGGAAGTCAAAGCTAGAAAATAAAATTGCAGAGTGTAAGACTAAAGAAGATCGTTCTAGCTTGATACGGCAACTTCAAAGAGACTTTCGCGAACAATTTTATAAAACCAAATCTGGAGATACAGAAAGTACTCGTGGAGCGTGGTTAACAAAAGTTATTAAAGGAAAAACTAGCTTAATTACACAACTATGTGAAGATATCGATAGTTATTTATACAGTATACTTGAGCCGAATAACAAATACTTTTCGATTACAAATAGTCGTAACTGGCTTGATGCTATTCAATCTGAATTGAATGCATATCAATATGATATTGAGGGAAAAATCAAAGATATTAATAGTGCTAGTGCATTAGAGCATTTAGAAAAAAAGTGGACGCAGATTAACAAGATAATTCAAGATATTGAAGAAGAATTCAAACTTGTTTTTAACAATAAAAATAGTCGCGTTCAAGATGAAGCAAGAAAAGCTGTCAAAGAAACAGAAACAGCTATTAAGCAAAACTTGAGTCTATCTATTGCTTTAGAAGCCTTAGAAGTTGTCAGAGTTCTACAACAACACGTACAAGTAAGAGCTAGTCAATTGACTTCACTAAGTCGCTCAGTAGAAGAACTAAAAATTTCTTACGAGAAAGATCAAATTGCCCTGAAACAATCTAACTCTGATGAGATGAGTGGTGAAGAAATATTTTCAGAGGAAGATATAGAAGCTTGTTATGAAGCTTTACTTCCCCAAAGAGAGTATCGTGCTCAAGCTATTCAAATTACGCGAAAGGTTTTAGCACCTGTTGGTGAAGGACAATCTTTAGCGATCCTTCTTACACAAAGCTATATCAATACAAAACAACTCAAACACGAAATTGATACGACAGTTAATCAATTATTTGGTTCGCGGAGTGCAGATACTGTAGAATCAGTTATCAAGCGCTTCAATCAAAAGTATCCAACTTTATCAGAACGTCCAGTTCGGCTAGGGCAAATTATCCGCGAAGCTCAACCACTACTACCGCTCAATCTTACTGCACCTTACTTTCACAATAGTTCAGCTAAAAAAAGCCAACTCATTGGTTTTAAAGATACTGACGAGCCAGAAGTTCAGCATTTCCATGAAATTTTAACAAATAAATTGGCAATTCCTGACAATGAACTTAAGTCAACTCAAAACGAAGATAAAGTTTTACTCGTTACTGAATATGCTGCTTTTCCACTGAGGTTGATTGATGGTTTAGAAAAGCTCAAAAACCATTATGTCAGACTAAAAAATCACCCAGGTAATGCACCACTACATAATCATCGAAGCGAAAGCTTTACTGAGATTATTCCACCACCTGTTAAAGAAATGCTGGATTTACAAGATGTTTTCTATCCTTGTTTAGCATTGAATTTAATTCAAACTAATCCAGTAACTCAGCAACTTGAATTTCAATACTTTGATGATTTACGGGGAGAGTACTACCCTGCTTCTCTCGATCCAGCTTGGAAAAAAGCTTTGCAGGAGTTGATCGATTATAAAAGTAAAGCAGAAGCACTGCAAGACTTACTTGATGGAGTCATGCAAGAAATCGAGCATCAACCCAGACAATGGCAAGAAGACTATTTACCAAAACTCCGTCAGTTTGTACAACAAGTAGATAGTTTGCCAGATAGTGATGTGAATTATCCCTACCGTTTAAATGTCGTTGGTTCGCGCGGAGGTGATTCTCTTACAGCAAAAGAAGGTATTATTAATCGTTTTCAAGCGCAAATACAGCAGAAATTCATGAAGAAAATACCTAGCAAAAATAATAATGAAAGCAAATCTAGTCCTCTAATCTTGACGGGCGAAGTTATGTTACTTAAACCTTCTGTAGAACCTGAAGATAACCGAACACGACGTCGCTTAGAAATAGAGTCTCTGAGGCAAGATCTTGCTGAAGGTATTCTAACTCAAGAAGAGTACGAACAAGAGTATCAACAAATCATTGCTAAATATCCTTTGCGTTAG
- the dnaN gene encoding DNA polymerase III subunit beta: MKFVCNQSDISTNLSLVSRAVPSRPTHPILANVLLIADAQTGQVSLTAFDLSLGIRTSFLAVVETGGEITLPAKLLNDIISRMPQGELAIDNEGETPLGATITSTSGQYQVRGMGVEEFPELPIIENSEAFHLPIEAIIEGLRGSLFATSADETKQILSGLHLTIEQETLEFAATDGHRLAVVQTINENAPIEADAAQLEVTVPAKALRELERMLGMLNEGAMLSLHCDRGQVVFEWENQRLTSRTLEGQYPAYRQLIPRQFEIQVTLERKYLLSAIERIAVLADQKNNIVKFTLDSSKQELALSVDAQDVGSGREAMPAQISGDSIDIAFNIKYLVDGLKALPSSEIQMQINTPTSPVILTPLGGLKMTYLIMPVQIRS, encoded by the coding sequence ATGAAATTCGTTTGCAACCAAAGCGATATCAGCACAAACTTGTCGCTCGTAAGTCGTGCAGTTCCATCACGTCCGACACATCCGATTTTAGCAAACGTACTGTTAATAGCCGATGCGCAAACAGGACAAGTTAGCCTTACTGCGTTTGATCTAAGCTTAGGTATTCGGACAAGCTTCTTGGCTGTAGTAGAAACAGGTGGAGAAATAACCCTTCCTGCTAAGTTGTTGAATGATATCATTTCGCGAATGCCACAAGGGGAACTTGCCATTGACAATGAAGGAGAGACACCGTTAGGTGCTACGATTACTTCTACTTCAGGGCAGTATCAAGTTCGGGGTATGGGGGTAGAAGAATTTCCTGAATTACCAATAATAGAAAATAGCGAAGCTTTTCATTTGCCAATAGAAGCGATAATCGAAGGATTACGAGGTTCCTTATTTGCAACGAGTGCTGATGAAACTAAGCAAATCTTGTCAGGATTGCATTTAACTATAGAGCAAGAGACTTTGGAGTTTGCGGCTACCGACGGACATCGCTTAGCAGTTGTGCAAACCATAAACGAAAATGCACCCATAGAGGCAGATGCAGCACAGTTAGAGGTAACAGTCCCAGCTAAAGCTTTACGAGAATTAGAACGGATGCTAGGGATGCTGAATGAGGGTGCAATGTTATCATTGCATTGCGATCGCGGACAAGTTGTTTTTGAATGGGAAAACCAACGCTTAACTAGTCGTACCTTAGAAGGACAATACCCTGCTTATCGTCAACTTATTCCCCGTCAATTTGAAATTCAAGTTACACTCGAACGCAAATATTTACTCAGTGCGATTGAACGAATTGCTGTTTTAGCCGATCAAAAAAATAATATTGTTAAATTTACGCTTGATAGCTCAAAACAAGAATTAGCTTTGTCGGTTGACGCGCAAGATGTAGGTAGTGGTAGAGAAGCAATGCCTGCACAAATTTCTGGTGATAGCATTGATATTGCTTTTAATATTAAATATTTAGTTGATGGGTTAAAAGCACTTCCCAGTTCAGAAATTCAAATGCAGATTAACACTCCAACAAGCCCAGTGATTTTAACACCTTTGGGTGGTTTAAAAATGACTTATTTGATTATGCCTGTGCAAATTCGGTCATAA